A window of the Roseovarius sp. S88 genome harbors these coding sequences:
- a CDS encoding DUF6280 family protein codes for MRDFVDGSAFNAEQGNRARKLFAAVVLAALDDAIADDKKYGNGPEQIARWARSRDGREVLSCAGIDPNERVVSGLMEFVSKGVRTSVALSREESERRNAAAQAEAA; via the coding sequence ATGAGAGATTTCGTTGACGGCTCCGCGTTCAATGCCGAACAAGGCAATCGCGCCCGTAAACTCTTTGCAGCCGTGGTGTTGGCTGCGCTGGACGATGCCATTGCAGACGACAAGAAGTACGGCAATGGCCCGGAACAGATCGCTCGTTGGGCGCGGTCGCGCGACGGACGGGAGGTTTTGTCATGCGCGGGGATCGACCCCAATGAGCGCGTGGTCTCCGGCCTGATGGAGTTCGTCTCCAAGGGTGTCCGTACGTCTGTCGCGCTGTCTCGTGAAGAGAGCGAACGCCGCAATGCGGCTGCACAGGCAGAAGCTGCGTAG
- a CDS encoding cobyric acid synthase, translating into MAQSIMIQGAGSNVGKSMVVAGLARAYTRRGLSVAPFKPQNMSNNAAVTVDGGEIGRAQALQAWACGRDAHTDMNPVLLKPESEIGAQVVVQGQRFDTLRARDYAKVKPKLLPPVLESFTRLCDTADLVLVEGAGSPAEINLRAGDVANMGFAEAAGVPVVLVGDIDRGGVIAQLVGTQVILPEEDADRIKAFAVNKFRGDVRLFDEGLSEIAARTGWPSLGVIPWFADAWRLPAEDVMDIRSSTGGALRVVVPRLSRIANFDDLDPLSSEPSVSVEIVEPGRALPGDADLVLIPGSKSTIGDLADFRANGWDVDLKAHIRRGGHVLGICGGYQMLGQEIADPEGIEGPPGAVRGLGFLDVKTVMHPEKRLALTDARYSTTGDMVKGYEIHIGKTTGPDTARAWLEVGDRTEGAASSDGRVRGCYLHGLFASDAFRAAYLRELGGASDLQYGEQVENTLDALANHLETHMNLDLLLSLAETPQTRT; encoded by the coding sequence ATGGCACAGTCCATCATGATTCAGGGGGCAGGCTCAAACGTCGGCAAGTCGATGGTCGTGGCTGGGCTGGCGCGCGCATATACACGCCGCGGTCTGTCAGTGGCCCCGTTCAAACCGCAGAACATGTCCAACAATGCCGCTGTGACCGTGGATGGCGGTGAGATCGGGCGTGCGCAGGCTTTGCAGGCGTGGGCCTGTGGGCGGGATGCGCATACGGATATGAACCCCGTTTTGCTGAAACCTGAGTCAGAGATCGGCGCGCAGGTGGTGGTCCAGGGTCAGCGTTTCGATACTTTGCGCGCGCGTGACTATGCCAAGGTGAAACCCAAGCTGCTGCCGCCAGTTCTGGAGAGTTTCACGCGGCTTTGCGACACGGCTGATCTTGTTCTGGTGGAGGGGGCCGGCAGTCCGGCTGAGATCAACCTGCGCGCCGGGGACGTTGCCAATATGGGGTTTGCTGAGGCCGCTGGCGTGCCTGTTGTGCTGGTAGGTGACATTGACCGGGGCGGTGTCATTGCCCAGCTTGTGGGCACACAGGTTATTTTGCCCGAAGAAGACGCGGATCGGATCAAAGCATTTGCGGTCAACAAGTTCCGGGGGGATGTCCGGCTATTTGACGAGGGTCTGAGTGAGATTGCCGCGCGGACCGGTTGGCCTTCGCTTGGCGTAATCCCATGGTTTGCGGATGCGTGGCGGCTCCCTGCCGAGGATGTGATGGATATCCGGTCTTCGACCGGCGGAGCGCTGCGGGTGGTTGTGCCAAGGCTGAGCCGGATTGCCAATTTCGATGACCTTGACCCGCTTTCCTCTGAACCAAGCGTCAGTGTCGAAATCGTTGAGCCGGGGCGCGCCTTGCCGGGAGATGCAGATCTTGTGCTCATACCCGGCAGCAAATCCACCATTGGCGATCTTGCGGATTTTCGCGCCAACGGGTGGGATGTGGACCTTAAGGCGCATATTCGGCGCGGCGGGCATGTTCTGGGCATTTGCGGCGGGTATCAGATGTTAGGTCAGGAGATTGCTGACCCAGAGGGCATTGAAGGACCGCCCGGCGCGGTTCGCGGCTTGGGTTTTCTTGATGTGAAAACGGTGATGCATCCGGAGAAACGCCTGGCGCTGACAGACGCGAGATATTCGACCACAGGTGACATGGTAAAGGGCTATGAGATTCACATTGGAAAAACCACTGGTCCCGACACAGCACGGGCCTGGCTGGAGGTCGGAGATCGCACAGAGGGTGCAGCGTCTTCGGATGGTCGCGTGCGGGGATGTTACCTGCATGGGCTTTTTGCCTCGGACGCGTTCCGTGCTGCGTATCTACGGGAGTTGGGTGGTGCATCTGATCTTCAATATGGCGAGCAGGTCGAGAACACGCTCGATGCGCTGGCCAACCATCTGGAGACCCATATGAACCTGGATTTGTTGCTCAGTTTGGCGGAAACACCGCAAACGCGGACCTAG
- a CDS encoding cobalamin biosynthesis protein CobQ, translating into MNTPAHVIFATAAFARPYDRKRTFAAMAGALAPDLSLYLMAATSLYVLGLSPNYVFNTLYFSDAWQQVFKVDNSFLVWGAGFALAWWYQARNGMVFAASGLMHLALDFPLHHDDGRPHFWPISDWVFQSPISYWDRAHHATIVGPIEMALSALFCVILMLRFSSLRSRLLIGALAVLQLFPVFIWMFIFASDAV; encoded by the coding sequence ATGAACACGCCCGCCCATGTGATTTTTGCGACTGCGGCCTTTGCACGCCCCTATGATCGAAAGCGCACTTTTGCGGCTATGGCCGGGGCTTTGGCACCGGATCTGTCGCTCTATCTGATGGCCGCGACTTCGCTGTATGTTCTCGGGCTTAGCCCCAACTATGTTTTCAACACGCTCTATTTTTCGGATGCCTGGCAGCAGGTGTTCAAGGTCGACAATTCTTTCCTTGTTTGGGGTGCGGGGTTTGCCTTGGCTTGGTGGTATCAAGCGCGCAATGGCATGGTCTTTGCCGCCTCCGGGCTTATGCATCTGGCGCTGGATTTCCCATTGCACCACGATGATGGACGCCCGCATTTCTGGCCCATCAGCGACTGGGTCTTTCAAAGCCCCATCAGCTATTGGGACCGCGCACATCACGCCACCATCGTGGGTCCGATTGAAATGGCGCTTTCTGCGCTTTTCTGCGTGATCCTGATGCTGCGCTTCTCCAGCCTGCGATCTCGCCTGTTGATCGGAGCGCTGGCTGTGCTGCAACTATTCCCGGTCTTTATCTGGATGTTTATCTTCGCCAGTGATGCGGTCTGA